From Mytilus edulis chromosome 8, xbMytEdul2.2, whole genome shotgun sequence, one genomic window encodes:
- the LOC139486984 gene encoding complement C1q and tumor necrosis factor-related protein 9-like has translation MYGGLSQLIILFMFIDYSTAKLEDLETRIYRLELLIDKQNERIQHQEVEIIQLKIDLVNNQKSDHDKDKEIATLKESIAKLSIQCASGNEDVKIDKLEGNNKREREKYKRLISDSIVPIEVPMQRFTAFYAYMSKIDVSPGNGHTLKFDVVKTNINGGYNPSSGVFTVPTDGVYVFTFSIRLHSGDFGAYEIVKNAEVEGVAVGIIDRSSISTQLQTTETIVLSAKKGDIVFLRIHLTLGHSGDIWTNEHGRTLFAGWQISD, from the exons ATGTATGGTGGACTGTCTCAGTTAATTATTTTGTTCATGTTTATCGATTATTCTACCGCTAAACTGGAAGACCTTGAAACCCGAATCTATCGTTTGGAGCTACTTATAGATAAACAAAATGAACGAATTCAACATCAGGAGGTAGAAATAATTCAGTTAAAGATCGACCTAGTAAATAACCAGAAATCTGATCATGACAAGGATAAGGAAATTGCTACTCTAAAAGAATCAATAGCGAAGTTGTCTATTCAATGTGCAAGTGGAAATGAAGATGTTAAAATCGACAAACTTGAAGGGAATaacaaaagagagagagagaaat ataagCGACTCATTAGTGATAGCATAGTCCCTATCGAAGTCCCAATGCAACGTTTTACTGCCTTTTATGCCTACATGAGTAAAATTGATGTAAGTCCAGGAAATGGTCACACATTGAAATTCGACGTCGTAAAAACAAACATCAATGGTGGCTACAATCCATCTTCGGGGGTATTCACGGTACCAACTGACGGGGTGTATGTGTTCACGTTCAGCATAAGATTACACTCAGGAGATTTTGGAGCCTACGAAATTGTCAAAAACGCCGAAGTTGAAGGTGTAGCAGTTGGTATTATTGATCGTTCTAGTATTAGCACACAGTTACAAACAACGGAAACCATAGTACTCTCTGCTAAAAAGGGAGACATAGTCTTTTTACGAATCCATTTAACACTTGGTCATTCAGGAGATATTTGGACCAACGAACATGGGAGGACTTTGTTCGCTGGATGGCAGATTTCagattaa
- the LOC139484056 gene encoding uncharacterized protein — MSGLTLDDPAPATQQIFLVNDNEESTNEGSSVTLGLLVKLAILQSLFMSPSLTTGAGASCPAVTCPAGYMKLDDQRISPNCYFFGGRNDARSWHSADAVCTSTSGAHLLVPDSLAEIEALRRKFGIGDNDGDVWTGANLRSSGNFMFKVNMVNNKNFDFNALPFAVENESGMRGSPSCIEIELNSNGVACTETENYICELPVVSKNIALKVRIYVL, encoded by the exons ATGAGCGGTCTTACCCTAGATGATCCAgcgccagcaacccaacaaattTTCCTGGTGAACGATAATGAAGAGAGTACGAATGAAG GTTCATCAGTTACTCTTGGACTTTTGGTTAAACTGGCGATTTTACAATCGTTGTTTATGTCTCCTTCAC TTACAACAGGTGCAGGAGCAAGTTGTCCAGCAGTCACGTGTCCAGCTGGTTATATGAAGCTAGATGACCAACGAATCAGTCCGAACTGTTACTTTTTTGGTGGAAGAAACGATGCAAGGAGTTGGCATTCTGCTGAT GCTGTATGTACCAGTACTAGTGGAGCTCATCTCTTGGTACCTGATAGTCTAGCTGAGATTGAGGCCCTCAGACGGAAATTTGGCATTG GTGACAACGATGGGGATGTTTGGACTGGTGCCAATTTAAGGAGTTCCGGGAACTTTATGTTtaaagtaaacatggtaaacaacaaaaactttgatttcaacGCTCTACCATTTGCAGTAG aaaatgaatCGGGCATGCGTGGTAGCCCTAGCTGTATAGAAATAGAACTAAATAGTAATGGCGTTGCTTGTACTGAGACAGAAAACTATATTTGCGAGTTACCAGTAGTAAGTAAAAATATAGCATTGAAAGTTCGCATCTATGTATTATAA